In Gopherus flavomarginatus isolate rGopFla2 chromosome 1, rGopFla2.mat.asm, whole genome shotgun sequence, a single genomic region encodes these proteins:
- the FGFR1OP2 gene encoding FGFR1 oncogene partner 2 isoform X1: MKMSCTIEKALADAKALVERLREHDNAAEALIEQTTALNKRVEAMKQYQEEIQELNEVARHRPRSTLVMGIQQENRQIRELQQENKELRTSLEEHQSALELIMSKYREQMFRLLMASKKDDPGIITKLKEQHSKELQVHVDQITEMAAVMRRAIEIDEQQGCKEQERIFQLEQENKGLREILQITRESFLNLKKEDASESTSLSALVTSSDLSLRKS; the protein is encoded by the exons ATGA aaatgaGTTGCACAATTGAGAAAGCCCTAGCTGATGCTAAAGCACTAGTAGAGCGACTTAGAGAACATGACAACGCAGCAGAAGCTCTTATTGAACAGACTACAGCTCTCAACAAGCGGGTGGAAGCGATGAAGCAG TATCAAGAAGAAATTCAAGAACTTAATGAGGTTGCAAGACATCGGCCTCGATCTACATTAGTAATGGGTATCCAGCAGGAAAACAGGCAGATCAGAGAACTGCAACAGGAAAATAAAG AACTACGTACATCTCTCGAAGAACATCAGTCTGCTTTGGAACTCATAATGAGCAAATACAGAGAGCAGATGTTTAGGCTGCTCATGGCCAGTAAAAAGGATGATCCCGGTATAATAACGaagttaaaagagcaacattccaag GAGCTACAAGTGCATGTGGACCAAATTACAGAAATGGCAGCAGTAATGAGAAGAGCCATTGAAATTGATGAGCAGCAGGGTTGCAAAGAGCAGGAGCGTATTTTTCAGCTTGAA CAAGAAAACAAAGGCCTGAGGGAAATCCTTCAGATCACCAGAGAATCATTCCTGAATCTCAAGAAAGAAGATGCATCGGAGAGTACATCTCTGTCAGCATTAGTAACAAGCAGTGATCTGAGTCTGAGGAAGAGCTGA
- the FGFR1OP2 gene encoding FGFR1 oncogene partner 2 isoform X2, whose protein sequence is MSCTIEKALADAKALVERLREHDNAAEALIEQTTALNKRVEAMKQYQEEIQELNEVARHRPRSTLVMGIQQENRQIRELQQENKELRTSLEEHQSALELIMSKYREQMFRLLMASKKDDPGIITKLKEQHSKELQVHVDQITEMAAVMRRAIEIDEQQGCKEQERIFQLEQENKGLREILQITRESFLNLKKEDASESTSLSALVTSSDLSLRKS, encoded by the exons atgaGTTGCACAATTGAGAAAGCCCTAGCTGATGCTAAAGCACTAGTAGAGCGACTTAGAGAACATGACAACGCAGCAGAAGCTCTTATTGAACAGACTACAGCTCTCAACAAGCGGGTGGAAGCGATGAAGCAG TATCAAGAAGAAATTCAAGAACTTAATGAGGTTGCAAGACATCGGCCTCGATCTACATTAGTAATGGGTATCCAGCAGGAAAACAGGCAGATCAGAGAACTGCAACAGGAAAATAAAG AACTACGTACATCTCTCGAAGAACATCAGTCTGCTTTGGAACTCATAATGAGCAAATACAGAGAGCAGATGTTTAGGCTGCTCATGGCCAGTAAAAAGGATGATCCCGGTATAATAACGaagttaaaagagcaacattccaag GAGCTACAAGTGCATGTGGACCAAATTACAGAAATGGCAGCAGTAATGAGAAGAGCCATTGAAATTGATGAGCAGCAGGGTTGCAAAGAGCAGGAGCGTATTTTTCAGCTTGAA CAAGAAAACAAAGGCCTGAGGGAAATCCTTCAGATCACCAGAGAATCATTCCTGAATCTCAAGAAAGAAGATGCATCGGAGAGTACATCTCTGTCAGCATTAGTAACAAGCAGTGATCTGAGTCTGAGGAAGAGCTGA